Proteins co-encoded in one Cygnus olor isolate bCygOlo1 chromosome 30, bCygOlo1.pri.v2, whole genome shotgun sequence genomic window:
- the DNMT1 gene encoding DNA (cytosine-5)-methyltransferase 1 isoform X9: MAGPSCRLQDLERDEESLSEKESVQEKLSLIQGFLQADVQDQLSELEAKLRCEELSEERYLAKVKALLHRELSAENGDAAPLLRASNGCSKNGAYGSDEDSERAGPDGEEDSAMEMEEAAASSSSSTPMPRARKARRSRSNGESKRSPASSRVTRSSGRQPSILSMFSKGSNKRKSEEVNGEVKQEVSAEKEDEEELEEKEQDEKRIKIETKEGSEIKDEITQVKTTTPAKTTPPKCVDCRQYLDDPDLKFFQGDPDDALEEPEMLTDERLSLFDANEDGFESYEDLPQHKVTSFSVYDKRGHLCPFDTGLIERNIELYFSGAVKPIYDDNPCLDGGVRAKKLGPINAWWITGFDGGEKALIGFTTAFADYILMEPSEEYAPIFALMQEKIYMSKIVVEFLQNNRDVSYEDLLNKIETTVPPAGLNFNRFTEDSLLRHAQFVVEQVESYDEAGDSDEPPVLITPCMRDLIKLAGVTLGKRRAVRRQAIRHPTKIDKDKGPTKATTTKLVYLIFDTFFSEQIEKDEKEDDKENAMKRRRCGVCEVCQQPECGKCKACQNMVKFGGSGRSKQACLQRRCPNLAVREADEDEEVDDNIPEMPSPKKMLQGRKKKQNKSRISWVGEPVKSDGKKDYYQRVCIDSETLEVGDCVSVSPDDPTKPLYLARVTAMWEDSSGQMFHAHWFCPGSDTVLGATSDPLELFLVDECEDMQLSYIHGKVNVIYKAPSENWSMEGGLDMEIKMVEDDGRTYFYQMWYDQEYARFESPPKTEPTEDNKYKFCMSCTRLDEVRHKEIPKVAEPLEEGDGKMFYALATKNGVQYRVGDGVYLLPEAFSFSMKPASPAKRPKKEAVDEELHPEHYRKYSEYIKGSNLDAPDPYRVGRIKEIFCNIRSNGKPNEADIKLRIFKFYRPENTHKSMKASYHADINLLYWSDEETTVDFRAVQGRCTVVYGEDLTESIQDYSAGGLDRFYFLEAYNAKTKSFEDPPNHARSSGNKGKGKGKGKGKGKGKSSVTCEQSEQEPAELKLPKLRTLDVFSGCGGLSEGFHQAGVSETLWAIEMWEPAAQAFRLNNPGTTVFTEDCNVLLKLVMSGEKTNSLGQKLPQKGDVEMLCGGPPCQGFSGMNRFNSRTYSKFKNSLVVSFLSYCDYYRPRFFLLENVRNFVSFKRSMVLKLTLRCLVRMGYQCTFGVLQAGQYGVAQTRRRAIVLAAAPGEKLPMFPEPLHVFAPRACQLSVVVDDKKFVSNITRTYSGPFRTITVRDTMSDLPEIRNGASALEISYNGEPQSWFQRQIRGSQYQPILRDHICKDMSALVAARMRHIPLAPGSDWRDLPNIEVRLSDGTTTRKLRYTHHEKKNGRSSSGALRGVCSCAEGKPCDPADRQFNTLIPWCLPHTGNRHNHWAGLYGRLEWDGFFSTTVTNPEPMGKQGRVLHPEQHRVVSVRECARSQGFPDTYRLFGNILDKHRQVGNAVPPPLAKAIGLEIKSCVLAKLREDTAAPSAPEKMETVEPAD, encoded by the exons ATGGCCGGCCCCAGCTGCCG GCTGCAAGATTTGGAGCGGGATGAAGAGAGCCTGAGCGAGAAG GAGAGCGTGCAGGAGAAGCTCAGCCTCATCCAGGGCTTCTTGCAGGCGGATGTGCAGGACCAGCTGAGCGAGCTCGAAGCCAAGCTGCGCTGCGAGGAGCTGTCGGAG GAGAGGTACCTGGCCAAGGTGAAAGCCCTGCTCCACCGAGAGCTCTCGGCGGAGAATGGGGACGCGGCGCCGCTGCTGCGGGCGTCCAACGGGTGCTCCAAGAACGGCGCCTACGGCAGCGACGAGGACTCGGAGCGGGCAGGACCCGACGGGGAAGAGGACAGTGCGATGGAGATGGAGGAAGCGGCcgcctcttcctcttcctcaacCCCCATGCCGCGGGCGCGCAAGGCCAGGAGGAGCAGATCCAACGGGGAGAGCAAAA GGTCTCCTGCCAGCTCCCGGGTCACCCGCAGCTCCGGCCGGCAGCCGAGCATCCTGAGCATGTTTTCCAAAGG GTCCAACAAACGGAAATCGGAGGAGGTGAACGGGGAGGTGAAGCAGGAGGTGAGCGCGGAgaaggaggatgaggaggagctggaggagaag GAACAAGACGAGAAGAGGATTAAAATCGAAACCAAAGAAGG GTCTGAGATAAAAGATGAAATTACTCAGGTTAAAACTACAACACCTGCTAAA ACCACCCCTCCCAAGTGTGTCGACTGCAGACAGTACCTCGATGACCCTGACCTCAAATTCTTCCAAGGGGATCCCGACGATGCC CTGGAGGAGCCCGAAATGCTGACCGATGAGCGCTTGTCCCTCTTCGACGCTAACGAAGATGGCTTTGAAAGCTACGAGGACCTTCCGCAGCACAAAGTCACCTCTTTTAG CGTCTACGACAAGCGAGGTCACTTGTGCCCGTTTGACACCGGCCTGATCGAGAGGAACATCGAGCTGTATTTCAGCGGAGCTGTGAAGCCCATCTACGACGACAACCCTTGCCTGGACG GTGGGGTGAGAGCCAAGAAGCTGGGGCCCATAAACGCCTGGTGGATCACGGGGTTTGACGGCGGGGAGAAAGCCCTGATCGGCTTCACCACAG CCTTCGCCGACTACATCCTGATGGAGCCCAGCGAGGAGTACGCGCCCATCTTCGCCCTGATGCAGGAGAAGATCTACATGAGCAAGATCGTCGTGGAGTTCCTGCAGAACAACCGCGACGTCAGCTACGAGGATCTGCTCAACAAGATCGAG ACCACCGTGCCTCCCGCGGGGCTGAACTTCAACCGCTTCACAGAGGACTCGCTCCTGCGGCACGCTCAGTTcgtggtggagcaggtggaaaGCTACGACGAAGCCGGGGACAGCGACGAGCCCCCCGTCCTCATCACGCCCTGCATGAGAGACCTGATCAAGCTGGCTGGGGTCACCCTGGGGAAGAG GCGAGCCGTCCGGCGGCAGGCCATCCGGCACCCCACCAAAATAGACAAGGACAAGGGCCCCACCAAGGCTACCACCACCAAGCTGGTGTACCTCATCTTCGACACCTTCTTCTCGGAGCAGATCGAGAAGGACGAGAAGGAGGATGACAAGGAAAACGCCATGAAGCGCCGGCGCTGCGGCGTCTGCGAG gtgtGCCAGCAGCCCGAGTGCGGCAAGTGCAAGGCTTGCCAGAACATGGTGAAGTTTGGGGGCAGCGGACGGAGCAAGCAGGCCTGTTTGCAGAGGAG GTGCCCCAACCTGGCTGTCCGGGAAGCTGACGAGGACGAAGAAGTGGATGATAACATCCCCGAAATGCCGTCACCCAAGAagatgctgcagggcaggaagaAGAAGCAGAACAAGAGCCGCATCTCCTGGGTGGGCGAGCCGGTCAAG AGCGATGGGAAGAAGGACTACTACCAGAGGGTGTGCATCGACTCGGAGACCCTGGAGGTGGGAGACTGCGTCTCCGTCAGCCCCGACGATCCCACCAAGCCCCTCTACCTCGCCAG GGTGACGGCCATGTGGGAGGACAGCAGCGGGCAGATGTTCCACGCGCACTGGTTCTGCCCGGGCTCGGACACCGTCCTGGGGGCCACCTCCGACCCCCTGGAGCTCTTCCTGGTGGACGAATGTGAGGACATGCAGCTGTCCTACATCCACGGCAAAGTCAACGTCATCTACAAGGCGCCCTCGGAGAACTGGTCCATGGAG GGCGGGCTGGATATGGAGATCAAGATGGTGGAAGACGACGGGAGGACGTACTTCTACCAGATGTGGTACGACCAGGAGTACGCTCGCTTCGAGTCGCCGCCGAAAACTGAGCCCACGGAAGACAACAAGTACAA GTTCTGCATGAGCTGCACGCGTCTGGACGAGGTAAGGCACAAGGAGATACCCAAAGTGGCCGAGCCCCTGGAGGAAGGGGATGGGAAGATGTTCTACGCCCTGGCCACCAAGAACGGAGTGCAGTACAGGGTGGGAGATGGCGTCTACCTCCTGCCGGAAGCCTTTTCCTTCAG catGAAACCCGCCAGCCCGGCCAAGCGCCCCAAGAAGGAGGCGGTGGACGAGGAGCTGCACCCGGAGCACTACCGCAAGTACTCGGAGTACATCAAGGGCAGCAACCTGGATGCCCCCGACCCCTACCGCGTGGGCCGCATCAAGGAGATCTTCTGCAACATCCGCAGCAACGGCAAGCCCAACGAGGCTGACATCAAGCTGCGGATCTTCAAGTTTTACAG ACCCGAGAACACGCACAAGTCCATGAAAGCCAGCTACCACGCGGACATCAACCTCCTGTACTGGAGCGACGAGGAGACGACCGTCGACTTCCGTGCTGTGCAGGGCCGCTGCACGGTGGTGTACGGCGAGGACCTGACCGAGAGCATCCAGGACTATTCCGCTGGCGGCCTTGACCGCTTCTACTTCTTAGAG GCTTACAACGCAAAAACCAAGAGCTTCGAAGATCCTCCCAACCACGCACGGAGCTCCGGGAataaagggaaggggaagggcaaAGGGAAAG GCAAAGGCAAAGGGAAGTCGTCTGTCACCTGCGAGCAGAGCGAGCAGGAGCCGGCCGAGCTGAAGCTGCCCAAGCTGCGGACCTTGGACGTGTTCTCTGGCTGCGGGGGGCTCTCCGAGGGCTTCCACCAGGCAG GCGTGTCGGAGACGCTGTGGGCCATCGAGATGTGGGAGCCGGCCGCCCAGGCTTTCCGGCTGAACAACCCTGGCACCACCGTCTTCACGGAGGACTGCAACGTCCTGCTGAAGCTGGTCATGTCCGGCGAGAAAACCAACTCGCTGGGGCAGAAGCTGCCACAGAAGGGGGACGTGGAGATGCTGTGCGGAGGCCCCCCGTGCCAGGGCTTCAGCGGCATGAATCGCTTCAACTCCCGCACCTACTCCAAGTTCAAGAACTCCCTGGTGGTCTCCTTCCTCAG CTACTGCGACTACTACCGGCCGCGGTTCTTTCTGCTGGAGAACGTCAGGAACTTTGTGTCCTTCAAGCGCTCCATGGTGCTGAAGCTCACCCTGCGCTGCCTTGTCCGCATGGGTTACCAGTGCACCTTCGGGGTCCTGCAG GCTGGCCAGTACGGCGTGGCCCAGACGCGGCGGAGAGCCATCGTCCTTGCTGCGGCTCCCGGTGAGAAGCTGCCCATGTTCCCCGAGCCCCTGCACGTGTTTGCGCCCCGTGCCTGCCAGCTGAGCGTGGTGGTGGACGACAAGAAGTTTGTCAGCAATATCACCCG GACGTACTCCGGCCCCTTCCGCACCATCACGGTGCGGGACACCATGTCCGACCTGCCCGAGATCCGGAACGGTGCCTCTGCCCTGGAGATCTCCTACAACGGGGAGCCCCAGTCCTGGTTCCAGCGGCAGATCCGGGGCTCCCAGTACCAGCCCATCCTCAGGGATCACATCTGCAAG GACATGAGCGCCTTGGTCGCGGCGCGGATGAGACACATCCCCCTGGCCCCCGGCTCCGACTGGCGCGACCTGCCCAACATCGAGGTGCGGCTGTCGGACGGCACGACCACGCGCAAGCTGCGGTACACGCACCACGAGAAGAAGAACGGCCGCAGCAGCTCGGGTGCGCTGCGGGGAGTCTGCTCCTGCGCGGAAG GGAAGCCCTGCGACCCTGCGGACCGGCAGTTCAACACCCTCATCCCCTGGTGCCTGCCCCACACCGGCAACCGGCACAACCACTGGGCCGGGCTCTACGGGCGGCTGGAGTGGGATGGCTTCTTCAGCACCACCGTCACCAACCCCGAACCCATGGGCAAGCAG GGCCGGGTGCTGCACCCCGAGCAGCACCGGGTAGTGAGCGTGAGGGAGTGCGCCCGCTCCCAGGGCTTCCCCGATACCTACCGGCTCTTCGGAAACATCCTCGACAAGCACAGACAG GTCGGTAACGCAGTGCCTCCTCCTCTAGCCAAAGCCATCGGGCTGGAGATCAAATCGTGCGTGTTGGCGAAGCTGAGGGAAGACACCGCGG cGCCCAGCGCCCCGGAGAAGATGGAAACGGTGGAACCGGCTGACTGA
- the DNMT1 gene encoding DNA (cytosine-5)-methyltransferase 1 isoform X3, whose translation MAGPSCRLQDLERDEESLSEKESVQEKLSLIQGFLQADVQDQLSELEAKLRCEELSEERYLAKVKALLHRELSAENGDAAPLLRASNGCSKNGAYGSDEDSERAGPDGEEDSAMEMEEAAASSSSSTPMPRARKARRSRSNGESKRSPASSRVTRSSGRQPSILSMFSKGSNKRKSEEVNGEVKQEVSAEKEDEEELEEKEQDEKRIKIETKEGSEIKDEITQVKTTTPAKTTPPKCVDCRQYLDDPDLKFFQGDPDDALEEPEMLTDERLSLFDANEDGFESYEDLPQHKVTSFSVYDKRGHLCPFDTGLIERNIELYFSGAVKPIYDDNPCLDGGVRAKKLGPINAWWITGFDGGEKALIGFTTAFADYILMEPSEEYAPIFALMQEKIYMSKIVVEFLQNNRDVSYEDLLNKIETTVPPAGLNFNRFTEDSLLRHAQFVVEQVESYDEAGDSDEPPVLITPCMRDLIKLAGVTLGKRRAVRRQAIRHPTKIDKDKGPTKATTTKLVYLIFDTFFSEQIEKDEKEDDKENAMKRRRCGVCEVCQQPECGKCKACQNMVKFGGSGRSKQACLQRRCPNLAVREADEDEEVDDNIPEMPSPKKMLQGRKKKQNKSRISWVGEPVKSDGKKDYYQRVCIDSETLEVGDCVSVSPDDPTKPLYLARVTAMWEDSSGQMFHAHWFCPGSDTVLGATSDPLELFLVDECEDMQLSYIHGKVNVIYKAPSENWSMEQGGLDMEIKMVEDDGRTYFYQMWYDQEYARFESPPKTEPTEDNKYKFCMSCTRLDEVRHKEIPKVAEPLEEGDGKMFYALATKNGVQYRVGDGVYLLPEAFSFSMKPASPAKRPKKEAVDEELHPEHYRKYSEYIKGSNLDAPDPYRVGRIKEIFCNIRSNGKPNEADIKLRIFKFYRPENTHKSMKASYHADINLLYWSDEETTVDFRAVQGRCTVVYGEDLTESIQDYSAGGLDRFYFLEAYNAKTKSFEDPPNHARSSGNKGKGKGKGKGKGKGKSSVTCEQSEQEPAELKLPKLRTLDVFSGCGGLSEGFHQAGVSETLWAIEMWEPAAQAFRLNNPGTTVFTEDCNVLLKLVMSGEKTNSLGQKLPQKGDVEMLCGGPPCQGFSGMNRFNSRTYSKFKNSLVVSFLSYCDYYRPRFFLLENVRNFVSFKRSMVLKLTLRCLVRMGYQCTFGVLQAGQYGVAQTRRRAIVLAAAPGEKLPMFPEPLHVFAPRACQLSVVVDDKKFVSNITRTYSGPFRTITVRDTMSDLPEIRNGASALEISYNGEPQSWFQRQIRGSQYQPILRDHICKDMSALVAARMRHIPLAPGSDWRDLPNIEVRLSDGTTTRKLRYTHHEKKNGRSSSGALRGVCSCAEGKPCDPADRQFNTLIPWCLPHTGNRHNHWAGLYGRLEWDGFFSTTVTNPEPMGKQGRVLHPEQHRVVSVRECARSQGFPDTYRLFGNILDKHRQVKRGRLCAAPWHRRARASVTLLLSQVGNAVPPPLAKAIGLEIKSCVLAKLREDTAAPSAPEKMETVEPAD comes from the exons ATGGCCGGCCCCAGCTGCCG GCTGCAAGATTTGGAGCGGGATGAAGAGAGCCTGAGCGAGAAG GAGAGCGTGCAGGAGAAGCTCAGCCTCATCCAGGGCTTCTTGCAGGCGGATGTGCAGGACCAGCTGAGCGAGCTCGAAGCCAAGCTGCGCTGCGAGGAGCTGTCGGAG GAGAGGTACCTGGCCAAGGTGAAAGCCCTGCTCCACCGAGAGCTCTCGGCGGAGAATGGGGACGCGGCGCCGCTGCTGCGGGCGTCCAACGGGTGCTCCAAGAACGGCGCCTACGGCAGCGACGAGGACTCGGAGCGGGCAGGACCCGACGGGGAAGAGGACAGTGCGATGGAGATGGAGGAAGCGGCcgcctcttcctcttcctcaacCCCCATGCCGCGGGCGCGCAAGGCCAGGAGGAGCAGATCCAACGGGGAGAGCAAAA GGTCTCCTGCCAGCTCCCGGGTCACCCGCAGCTCCGGCCGGCAGCCGAGCATCCTGAGCATGTTTTCCAAAGG GTCCAACAAACGGAAATCGGAGGAGGTGAACGGGGAGGTGAAGCAGGAGGTGAGCGCGGAgaaggaggatgaggaggagctggaggagaag GAACAAGACGAGAAGAGGATTAAAATCGAAACCAAAGAAGG GTCTGAGATAAAAGATGAAATTACTCAGGTTAAAACTACAACACCTGCTAAA ACCACCCCTCCCAAGTGTGTCGACTGCAGACAGTACCTCGATGACCCTGACCTCAAATTCTTCCAAGGGGATCCCGACGATGCC CTGGAGGAGCCCGAAATGCTGACCGATGAGCGCTTGTCCCTCTTCGACGCTAACGAAGATGGCTTTGAAAGCTACGAGGACCTTCCGCAGCACAAAGTCACCTCTTTTAG CGTCTACGACAAGCGAGGTCACTTGTGCCCGTTTGACACCGGCCTGATCGAGAGGAACATCGAGCTGTATTTCAGCGGAGCTGTGAAGCCCATCTACGACGACAACCCTTGCCTGGACG GTGGGGTGAGAGCCAAGAAGCTGGGGCCCATAAACGCCTGGTGGATCACGGGGTTTGACGGCGGGGAGAAAGCCCTGATCGGCTTCACCACAG CCTTCGCCGACTACATCCTGATGGAGCCCAGCGAGGAGTACGCGCCCATCTTCGCCCTGATGCAGGAGAAGATCTACATGAGCAAGATCGTCGTGGAGTTCCTGCAGAACAACCGCGACGTCAGCTACGAGGATCTGCTCAACAAGATCGAG ACCACCGTGCCTCCCGCGGGGCTGAACTTCAACCGCTTCACAGAGGACTCGCTCCTGCGGCACGCTCAGTTcgtggtggagcaggtggaaaGCTACGACGAAGCCGGGGACAGCGACGAGCCCCCCGTCCTCATCACGCCCTGCATGAGAGACCTGATCAAGCTGGCTGGGGTCACCCTGGGGAAGAG GCGAGCCGTCCGGCGGCAGGCCATCCGGCACCCCACCAAAATAGACAAGGACAAGGGCCCCACCAAGGCTACCACCACCAAGCTGGTGTACCTCATCTTCGACACCTTCTTCTCGGAGCAGATCGAGAAGGACGAGAAGGAGGATGACAAGGAAAACGCCATGAAGCGCCGGCGCTGCGGCGTCTGCGAG gtgtGCCAGCAGCCCGAGTGCGGCAAGTGCAAGGCTTGCCAGAACATGGTGAAGTTTGGGGGCAGCGGACGGAGCAAGCAGGCCTGTTTGCAGAGGAG GTGCCCCAACCTGGCTGTCCGGGAAGCTGACGAGGACGAAGAAGTGGATGATAACATCCCCGAAATGCCGTCACCCAAGAagatgctgcagggcaggaagaAGAAGCAGAACAAGAGCCGCATCTCCTGGGTGGGCGAGCCGGTCAAG AGCGATGGGAAGAAGGACTACTACCAGAGGGTGTGCATCGACTCGGAGACCCTGGAGGTGGGAGACTGCGTCTCCGTCAGCCCCGACGATCCCACCAAGCCCCTCTACCTCGCCAG GGTGACGGCCATGTGGGAGGACAGCAGCGGGCAGATGTTCCACGCGCACTGGTTCTGCCCGGGCTCGGACACCGTCCTGGGGGCCACCTCCGACCCCCTGGAGCTCTTCCTGGTGGACGAATGTGAGGACATGCAGCTGTCCTACATCCACGGCAAAGTCAACGTCATCTACAAGGCGCCCTCGGAGAACTGGTCCATGGAG CAGGGCGGGCTGGATATGGAGATCAAGATGGTGGAAGACGACGGGAGGACGTACTTCTACCAGATGTGGTACGACCAGGAGTACGCTCGCTTCGAGTCGCCGCCGAAAACTGAGCCCACGGAAGACAACAAGTACAA GTTCTGCATGAGCTGCACGCGTCTGGACGAGGTAAGGCACAAGGAGATACCCAAAGTGGCCGAGCCCCTGGAGGAAGGGGATGGGAAGATGTTCTACGCCCTGGCCACCAAGAACGGAGTGCAGTACAGGGTGGGAGATGGCGTCTACCTCCTGCCGGAAGCCTTTTCCTTCAG catGAAACCCGCCAGCCCGGCCAAGCGCCCCAAGAAGGAGGCGGTGGACGAGGAGCTGCACCCGGAGCACTACCGCAAGTACTCGGAGTACATCAAGGGCAGCAACCTGGATGCCCCCGACCCCTACCGCGTGGGCCGCATCAAGGAGATCTTCTGCAACATCCGCAGCAACGGCAAGCCCAACGAGGCTGACATCAAGCTGCGGATCTTCAAGTTTTACAG ACCCGAGAACACGCACAAGTCCATGAAAGCCAGCTACCACGCGGACATCAACCTCCTGTACTGGAGCGACGAGGAGACGACCGTCGACTTCCGTGCTGTGCAGGGCCGCTGCACGGTGGTGTACGGCGAGGACCTGACCGAGAGCATCCAGGACTATTCCGCTGGCGGCCTTGACCGCTTCTACTTCTTAGAG GCTTACAACGCAAAAACCAAGAGCTTCGAAGATCCTCCCAACCACGCACGGAGCTCCGGGAataaagggaaggggaagggcaaAGGGAAAG GCAAAGGCAAAGGGAAGTCGTCTGTCACCTGCGAGCAGAGCGAGCAGGAGCCGGCCGAGCTGAAGCTGCCCAAGCTGCGGACCTTGGACGTGTTCTCTGGCTGCGGGGGGCTCTCCGAGGGCTTCCACCAGGCAG GCGTGTCGGAGACGCTGTGGGCCATCGAGATGTGGGAGCCGGCCGCCCAGGCTTTCCGGCTGAACAACCCTGGCACCACCGTCTTCACGGAGGACTGCAACGTCCTGCTGAAGCTGGTCATGTCCGGCGAGAAAACCAACTCGCTGGGGCAGAAGCTGCCACAGAAGGGGGACGTGGAGATGCTGTGCGGAGGCCCCCCGTGCCAGGGCTTCAGCGGCATGAATCGCTTCAACTCCCGCACCTACTCCAAGTTCAAGAACTCCCTGGTGGTCTCCTTCCTCAG CTACTGCGACTACTACCGGCCGCGGTTCTTTCTGCTGGAGAACGTCAGGAACTTTGTGTCCTTCAAGCGCTCCATGGTGCTGAAGCTCACCCTGCGCTGCCTTGTCCGCATGGGTTACCAGTGCACCTTCGGGGTCCTGCAG GCTGGCCAGTACGGCGTGGCCCAGACGCGGCGGAGAGCCATCGTCCTTGCTGCGGCTCCCGGTGAGAAGCTGCCCATGTTCCCCGAGCCCCTGCACGTGTTTGCGCCCCGTGCCTGCCAGCTGAGCGTGGTGGTGGACGACAAGAAGTTTGTCAGCAATATCACCCG GACGTACTCCGGCCCCTTCCGCACCATCACGGTGCGGGACACCATGTCCGACCTGCCCGAGATCCGGAACGGTGCCTCTGCCCTGGAGATCTCCTACAACGGGGAGCCCCAGTCCTGGTTCCAGCGGCAGATCCGGGGCTCCCAGTACCAGCCCATCCTCAGGGATCACATCTGCAAG GACATGAGCGCCTTGGTCGCGGCGCGGATGAGACACATCCCCCTGGCCCCCGGCTCCGACTGGCGCGACCTGCCCAACATCGAGGTGCGGCTGTCGGACGGCACGACCACGCGCAAGCTGCGGTACACGCACCACGAGAAGAAGAACGGCCGCAGCAGCTCGGGTGCGCTGCGGGGAGTCTGCTCCTGCGCGGAAG GGAAGCCCTGCGACCCTGCGGACCGGCAGTTCAACACCCTCATCCCCTGGTGCCTGCCCCACACCGGCAACCGGCACAACCACTGGGCCGGGCTCTACGGGCGGCTGGAGTGGGATGGCTTCTTCAGCACCACCGTCACCAACCCCGAACCCATGGGCAAGCAG GGCCGGGTGCTGCACCCCGAGCAGCACCGGGTAGTGAGCGTGAGGGAGTGCGCCCGCTCCCAGGGCTTCCCCGATACCTACCGGCTCTTCGGAAACATCCTCGACAAGCACAGACAGGTGAAGCGCGGCCGCTTGTGCGCAGCCCCGTGGCACCGCCGAGCCCGCGCGAGCGTAACCCTACTTCTGTCGCAGGTCGGTAACGCAGTGCCTCCTCCTCTAGCCAAAGCCATCGGGCTGGAGATCAAATCGTGCGTGTTGGCGAAGCTGAGGGAAGACACCGCGG cGCCCAGCGCCCCGGAGAAGATGGAAACGGTGGAACCGGCTGACTGA